The window CCCTTTGGGGTGAAGGTTTTCCAGGAAGGCCCTTTTCATTCCTTGCTCGATGGCCTTATTGGCAAAAGCCTGTTCTGCCCTCGCTACCTCATCATGTTGTGCAGAAGCGATGCCGCCCAGCAGGAGGCTTGCCATCAACATCATTTCCTTCAGGCAATGGTTGGGGAATGAAAATATGCTTGCCACGGTATGGTTATTTTGTTTGGGTCAGACAGATATAGCCGTCCGACAGGAAAAGATTTTACCCAAAGCTAGATTTGAAAATTGTCCGTCCATCCGGCCCGGGTATCCAATTGCTGTTTATGTTGATTTAAGTGCGGAGGGAAGGTCCCGGATTATTAAGGGGCAGTTGTTTGAACTGGCCTTTACTCTAGCCCGGTCTGGTGATGACTGTAATACTACCAGGGTGAATGGCACCTGAGGTCTGTGGCAGGATGGGTAAAGAAGTATAGGAATCCCTTTGTTTCCTGCGATTGTTACTGCTGTGGTCCGCCGGGAAGAAATGAATGCAGCAAGGTTGATGAAAAGGCTTATGAAAACCGGGTTCAGAACTTGAAATGATAGCCCAGCCTGATCACCTGGGTTTCATAATAATCACTGCTGGTATAACTAAATCCATCCCCTTTGATCTCTTTCCTTATTACCATGGTATTGAACAGGTCCGTCGCATTCAGGTAAAGTTCCCCTTTGCCTTTCTGGATTTGTTTTTTGATGCCTGCATCCAGGGTAAAGCGTCCGTCGATCCTGCCCTGGGGAATAATATCTGGCGCCAGGTAGATCGCGGTTAGCTGCAGGTCAAGCTGTTTGGGGAGGTGAATGAAGGCATTCAACTTGATGTTCCCTGAGTTGATCCTGCTAGTAGGTGCGCTGAAAGTATTTGGTGAAGGGTAGAGGTTTTCAACCGTGAATGAGTCGATCTGGTTTCGGTAAAGATTAAGGTTGAGGTTAAAGGAAAAGCTTTTGGAAACATCTCCTGATAATAGCATTTCCACGCCTGTCGCCCTGCTTTTTCCTGCATTCTGCATGATGTTGTAAATGATCGTACTGCCTGGTTGAATACTGCCGATCCTGGTGATGGTTCCTTCTGATGCCTTGTGGTAGAGGGCCGAATAAAGCGATCCTCCTGACCAGCCCGTTTTATAGCCCAATTCGTAGGTGTTGGTGTATTGTGGTTGTAGTGCAGGGTTACCAACCTTTATGATCTCGGCATCATCATATTTGGGAAATACCCTGATATCGAGCTCTGCGGGCCTGTCTACCCTGCGATTAAAGAAAAAACTCAGTTTGTTGCGTTCATTGAACTTATAGGCCAATCGAAGATTGGGGAAGGGTTTGGTGTAGGAATAGCCATCGCTTTTATAGGTATTGTGATTGGGGTCGACATCGTAGTTGACGCTAACATATTCCATCCGTAGCCCCGCCTCCAGTTCATAACGGTCATTTTCAAATACATAATTGCCGTATAGCGCGGGGATATGTTCTTTGTAAACTGCCCATCCGCCGGCAGTGCTGTCAATTGGGGAGTTAAGCCCGGGATAAAAGATCATTTCAGTAGGGATATTTCGCCACCTGTATTTGATCCCTGTTTCCAGCCTGCCATGCTTCAGCGGACGGGTATAATCCAGGCTGAAATCCGTAACATGTTCATCGGACAGCAATTTAAATGCATCATAACCTGTGTAATCGGGCATTTGATTGGTAAAGAAGTATTTCTCATCTTCCCGGTGGAAGGTATAGTTGAGTCCGATGTTCAACAGATGCCCTGGTTGACTGAACTTATGCTGGTAAGCGGTTGCAGCAGTAACAGTCGTTTTGACCTCATCTTCCAGGAATTGCCAGAGTCGCTTTAATTCAGTCAGGTCCTTGTTGTAAAATGGCTCATCGCCGTTATCAATGATTTTTTCACTGCTGAAGAGTCCGGAAAAAGAAAGCTGGTTGTTGTTATTGATGGTCCAGTCCATTCCTGCTTTGACCGTGCTGATGGTGGTTTCCCTGTTCCGTTTGGTTTGTTGGAGGATAGTGTCACCATTTTCGTAGGTACGGGTTACAAATTCGTTCTTGTTCAGTGTCGGGTTGTAGAACAGGTCACCCTGGAAAAAGGTATTGATATTTTTCTTTCGGTTGTTCAGGGCAAGTGAAGGGTTGACCTTTGGGG is drawn from Flavihumibacter rivuli and contains these coding sequences:
- a CDS encoding TonB-dependent receptor domain-containing protein, with the protein product MSKQKKLLLAWLLLVQSITFAQYSLITLSGLVRDKSSKTNLPYVNVLLKTSKDSIFITGTITNDKGRFSFPNIQPGKYLLEFSYSGYSTILQPVFIGNLSPYLDLAAIELEPVRLLLGEVVVTGKQEGVAARMDKKTFTLDNNITQGGGSVLQAMQNLPGVTVQEGKVQLRGSDKVAVLVDGKQTALTGFDNQASLDNIPASAIERIEIINNPSAKYDANGNAGIINIIFRKNKKEGFNGRAGIALGLGALWEKQENLPGIRPQFQGTPKVNPSLALNNRKKNINTFFQGDLFYNPTLNKNEFVTRTYENGDTILQQTKRNRETTISTVKAGMDWTINNNNQLSFSGLFSSEKIIDNGDEPFYNKDLTELKRLWQFLEDEVKTTVTAATAYQHKFSQPGHLLNIGLNYTFHREDEKYFFTNQMPDYTGYDAFKLLSDEHVTDFSLDYTRPLKHGRLETGIKYRWRNIPTEMIFYPGLNSPIDSTAGGWAVYKEHIPALYGNYVFENDRYELEAGLRMEYVSVNYDVDPNHNTYKSDGYSYTKPFPNLRLAYKFNERNKLSFFFNRRVDRPAELDIRVFPKYDDAEIIKVGNPALQPQYTNTYELGYKTGWSGGSLYSALYHKASEGTITRIGSIQPGSTIIYNIMQNAGKSRATGVEMLLSGDVSKSFSFNLNLNLYRNQIDSFTVENLYPSPNTFSAPTSRINSGNIKLNAFIHLPKQLDLQLTAIYLAPDIIPQGRIDGRFTLDAGIKKQIQKGKGELYLNATDLFNTMVIRKEIKGDGFSYTSSDYYETQVIRLGYHFKF